From Candidatus Methylacidiphilales bacterium, one genomic window encodes:
- a CDS encoding flavodoxin domain-containing protein, whose product MGAIPFIPENAPFTPEQRAWLNGFLAAWLAVPETGPVSAGPPAASGVSLLVLYGSQSGNAEALAKKIGKLARARQYNARVASMESASPADLATEQQVLVVTSTWGEGEMPDNAKAFWHGLSNGSSPNLQNVRYAVLALGDKNYGDTFCLAGRQFDERLEKLGASRIHPRIDCDVDFENPAETWINEVLAKFENAAGSPAIEISNGMAEVENVNAETSIGRKNSFSAPLLANLKLNAEGSAKDVRHIEFSLENSGLYYEVGDALGVYPVNCPDFVSEILDTAGLNGEEEIELENMGRISLHTALLEHLELRPFLSALPSAKTTAAVLVEKLRPLQPRLYSISSSPKAHPGQVHLTVGAVRFEQEGKSRKGACSTFLADRLPVGNSARVFVQTSHGFRLPADGNIPVIMVGPGTGIAPFRAFLEERSATGATGKNWLFFGDQKSATDFLYREQLEGHVKSGYLHRLDIAFSRDQADKIYVQDRMRERARELWDWLQQGAHFYVCGDAKRMAKDVDSMLCQIAREQGGLSEENATDFIAVLKKEKRYQRDVY is encoded by the coding sequence ATGGGCGCTATTCCTTTTATTCCTGAAAATGCGCCCTTTACGCCGGAGCAACGGGCCTGGTTAAACGGGTTTCTGGCTGCCTGGCTGGCAGTGCCGGAAACTGGCCCGGTAAGTGCCGGGCCACCCGCTGCTTCCGGCGTATCTCTGCTCGTCCTCTACGGCAGCCAAAGCGGAAATGCCGAAGCGCTGGCAAAAAAAATAGGGAAGCTGGCGCGCGCGCGCCAGTATAACGCGCGCGTTGCTTCCATGGAATCCGCCTCGCCTGCGGACCTCGCCACGGAACAACAGGTGCTGGTTGTCACCAGCACCTGGGGTGAGGGGGAAATGCCTGACAATGCAAAGGCCTTCTGGCACGGCCTGAGCAACGGCTCTTCTCCCAACCTTCAAAATGTGCGCTATGCCGTCCTGGCCCTGGGCGATAAAAACTATGGCGATACGTTTTGCCTCGCGGGCCGCCAATTCGACGAACGCCTTGAAAAACTGGGCGCCTCCCGCATCCATCCCCGCATCGACTGCGATGTCGATTTTGAAAACCCCGCTGAAACGTGGATCAACGAGGTTTTGGCAAAGTTTGAAAATGCCGCAGGCTCACCCGCGATCGAAATCTCCAATGGAATGGCTGAAGTTGAAAATGTAAACGCGGAAACTTCTATTGGCAGGAAAAATTCATTCTCCGCCCCATTGCTGGCCAATCTGAAGCTCAACGCCGAAGGCTCGGCCAAGGATGTCCGCCATATTGAATTCTCCCTCGAAAACTCCGGCCTGTATTATGAAGTGGGCGATGCCCTGGGCGTCTATCCGGTCAATTGCCCCGATTTTGTCTCTGAAATTCTCGACACGGCAGGGCTCAACGGCGAGGAAGAAATTGAGTTGGAAAACATGGGACGTATCTCCCTCCACACGGCATTGCTGGAACATCTGGAACTCCGCCCATTTTTAAGCGCGTTGCCTTCCGCCAAAACCACGGCTGCCGTGCTTGTCGAAAAACTGCGTCCGTTGCAACCGCGCCTCTATTCCATTTCATCCAGTCCCAAAGCTCATCCAGGACAGGTACATTTGACCGTCGGAGCTGTCCGTTTTGAACAGGAAGGCAAATCCCGCAAAGGCGCCTGCTCCACATTTTTGGCAGACCGTCTGCCCGTTGGAAACAGCGCCCGCGTCTTTGTGCAAACCTCACACGGATTTCGCCTGCCAGCGGATGGAAACATTCCCGTCATCATGGTCGGTCCCGGTACCGGCATCGCACCTTTCCGCGCCTTTCTCGAAGAACGGAGCGCCACAGGCGCCACAGGCAAAAACTGGCTGTTCTTCGGCGATCAAAAATCCGCCACCGATTTTCTCTACCGTGAGCAACTCGAAGGCCATGTCAAGAGTGGTTACCTCCACCGACTCGATATTGCGTTCTCGCGCGATCAAGCCGATAAAATTTATGTCCAGGACCGCATGCGTGAGCGCGCCAGGGAACTTTGGGACTGGCTTCAACAAGGCGCCCATTTCTACGTCTGTGGCGACGCCAAACGAATGGCAAAGGATGTGGATTCCATGCTCTGTCAAATCGCCCGCGAACAGGGCGGGCTCAGCGAGGAAAATGCAACGGATTTTATCGCAGTGCTGAAAAAGGAAAAACGCTACCAACGGGATGTTTATTGA
- a CDS encoding alginate export family protein: MNVKHQLLALCATAGFLLNPVLNADTTTEPTPKEILSQPTWKLGEPIQFMDGKLVFDAQERLRMEMRNNTFDFNDSMKSPQDDTFLLQRVRLGILYKPAEWLKFYASGQDSREVFSNRPNTPFVLGSEGDNTFNLREGNVEIGNLQNFPLSAKIGRQVLSYGDERLIGGFDWNNFGRTFDAAKITVQATQKLSIDIFAASVVEMEGYQPLQGDHTWQFNNSDPSHDKLIGVYATDKNGLVSFQQTEAYFLYRGKDGNDPNYKLTPSAADNFSYDVDQEVYCVGGRVKSTSPGHLKGFDYEGDFAYEFGTGGLPATGKGGRGLENGLTLSAFAAHAAAGYNWELAPWTPRLGLDYAVASGDSNPNDGKSESFMNLFPTNHKFYGYMDTFAWKNMHDPSINLTLKPNSKITLRLEQHVFFLYTNEDAWYRANAVTTVRTLNAAARNASTYVGQESDVTATYAYSKWLNFLVGYSHFWAGDYVRQTSPTRAQDDAEFLYVQTTLKF, encoded by the coding sequence ATGAATGTTAAACACCAACTGCTGGCACTCTGCGCCACTGCCGGATTCCTGTTGAATCCGGTCTTGAATGCCGACACAACAACAGAACCAACACCGAAGGAAATCCTGTCCCAACCGACATGGAAGCTGGGTGAACCCATCCAATTCATGGACGGGAAGCTGGTTTTTGATGCACAGGAACGGCTGCGCATGGAAATGCGCAACAATACCTTCGACTTCAACGACAGCATGAAGTCCCCGCAGGACGATACATTCCTGCTGCAGAGGGTCCGCCTCGGCATACTGTACAAGCCCGCCGAATGGTTGAAGTTCTATGCCTCAGGCCAGGACTCTCGCGAGGTGTTCTCGAACCGCCCCAATACGCCCTTTGTGCTGGGATCGGAAGGCGACAACACTTTTAACCTTCGGGAAGGCAATGTGGAGATTGGCAATCTGCAAAACTTCCCGCTGAGCGCCAAGATCGGGCGCCAGGTTTTGAGTTATGGTGACGAACGGTTGATCGGCGGATTTGACTGGAACAATTTCGGGCGCACATTTGACGCGGCAAAAATCACCGTACAAGCCACCCAGAAACTTTCGATCGATATCTTTGCGGCCAGTGTTGTGGAGATGGAAGGGTATCAGCCGCTTCAAGGCGATCATACCTGGCAGTTCAATAACTCCGACCCGAGCCACGACAAGCTTATCGGTGTCTATGCCACCGATAAAAACGGCTTGGTCAGCTTCCAGCAGACCGAGGCCTACTTCCTCTACCGTGGGAAGGATGGCAACGATCCGAATTACAAGCTGACTCCCTCGGCCGCTGACAACTTCTCCTATGACGTTGATCAGGAAGTTTATTGCGTCGGAGGCCGCGTCAAATCCACTTCACCGGGACATTTGAAGGGCTTCGATTACGAAGGCGATTTTGCCTACGAGTTTGGTACCGGCGGGCTGCCGGCCACCGGTAAAGGCGGGCGCGGCCTGGAAAATGGCCTGACTTTGAGTGCATTCGCGGCGCATGCAGCCGCAGGCTACAACTGGGAACTGGCGCCTTGGACGCCGCGTCTGGGGCTCGATTATGCCGTGGCCTCGGGTGACAGTAATCCCAACGATGGGAAAAGCGAGTCCTTCATGAATCTGTTCCCGACGAACCATAAGTTTTACGGCTACATGGACACGTTTGCCTGGAAGAACATGCATGACCCATCCATCAACCTGACCCTCAAGCCGAACAGCAAAATCACGCTGCGCCTGGAGCAGCATGTCTTCTTCCTCTACACGAACGAGGATGCCTGGTATCGCGCCAACGCGGTAACCACGGTTCGGACCTTGAATGCCGCCGCACGCAATGCCAGCACCTATGTCGGACAGGAAAGCGATGTGACTGCCACGTATGCCTATTCGAAGTGGTTGAATTTCCTGGTCGGCTACAGCCATTTCTGGGCGGGAGATTATGTCCGTCAGACCAGCCCTACGCGAGCGCAGGATGACGCGGAATTCCTCTACGTTCAAACAACCTTGAAATTCTGA
- a CDS encoding NirA family protein, with protein sequence MKPTLPSLQSQEFSPDQKHYLEGFFAGIKARGMAFADLAPATITETQDADLTREERIKRELHPFDAYSQLVEDATFNKAPDAESVFRYKWNGLFWLNPVKDGYMCRLRIPGGQLKAHQLREVADIADDLTTGYIQITTRSNFQIRMIEPKNCPEVLRRIQSCGLHTRGAGADNIRNITATPTAGLDPYELIDVSPHVHDLAQTIISTREFYDLPRKFNVAIDGGGLISSVEDTNDIGATAVRIGANDLGLKPGVWFRIALGGVTGHQTFARDWGVVVEPRQLLKVMLALMRVFIRDGDRTNRKKARLKYLVEKRGLNGLLDDCEQLLGSKLSRLPVDAACQTKADRPPHPHPHVGVYPQKQEGLYYIGASVPVGQLTSKQVRQIAEIAESYGSGDVRLTVWQNFLLPNIPQAYVDTVCKRLRKLGFDTVQSHLRSGFVACTGNRFCKYSATDTKAHAIELMDYLDKKIKLDQPVNIHFTGCPHSCAQHYMGDIGLLGAKVKNRSGETVEGYHVCLGGGFGANQKIGRQIFTGIPFDELKDLIEKILRVWLSQRLEAESFQAFCNRHDIGKLQELFTNT encoded by the coding sequence ATGAAACCCACCCTGCCATCCCTTCAATCTCAGGAGTTTTCTCCCGACCAAAAGCATTATCTCGAAGGATTCTTCGCGGGGATCAAAGCCCGCGGAATGGCATTTGCCGATCTGGCTCCGGCCACGATCACCGAAACTCAGGACGCGGATCTCACCAGGGAAGAACGGATCAAGCGCGAACTGCATCCGTTTGACGCCTATTCCCAGTTGGTGGAAGACGCAACATTCAACAAAGCTCCAGACGCCGAAAGCGTGTTCCGCTACAAATGGAACGGCCTCTTCTGGCTCAACCCGGTCAAGGACGGTTATATGTGCCGCCTTCGCATTCCCGGCGGGCAGTTGAAGGCGCACCAACTCCGCGAAGTGGCCGACATCGCTGATGACCTCACAACAGGGTATATCCAAATTACCACGCGCAGCAATTTCCAGATCCGCATGATTGAGCCCAAAAATTGTCCGGAAGTTCTCCGCCGCATCCAGTCCTGCGGCCTTCACACCCGAGGGGCCGGCGCCGACAATATCCGCAACATCACCGCGACTCCCACAGCCGGTCTCGACCCGTATGAGCTCATCGATGTCTCACCGCATGTTCATGACCTTGCTCAGACAATCATTTCCACCCGTGAGTTTTACGATTTGCCCCGCAAATTTAATGTCGCGATTGACGGAGGTGGCCTCATCAGCTCGGTCGAAGACACCAACGACATCGGCGCCACAGCCGTCCGCATCGGAGCCAACGATCTGGGCCTCAAGCCCGGTGTTTGGTTTCGCATCGCGTTGGGTGGCGTCACCGGCCATCAAACCTTTGCGCGCGACTGGGGTGTTGTGGTTGAACCCCGGCAACTGCTCAAGGTCATGCTGGCCCTGATGCGCGTCTTTATCCGCGATGGCGACCGCACGAATCGGAAAAAAGCCCGCCTCAAGTATCTTGTCGAAAAGCGCGGCCTCAACGGCCTGCTCGACGATTGCGAGCAACTGTTGGGATCCAAACTGTCCCGACTGCCCGTGGACGCGGCCTGCCAGACAAAAGCGGACCGTCCGCCCCACCCGCATCCGCATGTCGGCGTTTATCCGCAGAAACAGGAGGGCCTGTATTACATCGGAGCTTCCGTTCCTGTCGGCCAACTCACTTCCAAACAAGTGCGCCAGATTGCCGAAATCGCAGAAAGCTACGGCTCCGGCGATGTGCGTCTCACGGTCTGGCAAAATTTTCTCCTGCCGAACATCCCCCAAGCCTATGTTGATACCGTTTGCAAACGCCTCAGGAAACTCGGCTTCGACACCGTGCAATCCCATCTTCGCAGCGGGTTCGTCGCCTGTACCGGCAACCGATTTTGCAAATATTCCGCCACTGACACCAAAGCGCACGCCATTGAGTTGATGGATTATCTCGATAAAAAAATCAAGCTGGACCAGCCGGTCAACATTCACTTTACAGGTTGTCCGCATTCCTGCGCGCAACATTACATGGGCGATATTGGATTGCTGGGCGCCAAGGTCAAAAACAGAAGCGGCGAAACCGTGGAGGGTTACCATGTCTGCCTCGGAGGAGGGTTTGGCGCCAATCAAAAAATCGGACGCCAGATTTTTACCGGCATTCCTTTTGACGAACTCAAGGACCTGATCGAAAAAATCCTGCGCGTCTGGCTTTCCCAACGGCTGGAGGCCGAATCCTTCCAGGCCTTCTGCAATCGGCATGACATCGGCAAGCTCCAGGAACTTTTTACCAACACATGA
- a CDS encoding four helix bundle protein, which translates to MSRPMDHEKLEVYRKALDFIAWVADLMTEVEGKAAVKDQLDRASTSVVLNIAEGNGKWSSRDRGRFLQIAAGSATECSACLDVLVAKRLAHMERVESGKKMLCDIAAMLVGLIQWNATRVREDSLQYGERREIE; encoded by the coding sequence ATGAGCAGGCCCATGGACCATGAAAAATTGGAAGTATACCGGAAGGCGCTTGACTTTATTGCCTGGGTCGCGGATTTGATGACAGAGGTTGAAGGCAAGGCTGCTGTTAAAGACCAATTGGACAGAGCTTCAACCAGTGTGGTTTTGAATATTGCAGAAGGAAATGGGAAGTGGTCATCGCGAGACAGGGGGCGGTTTTTACAGATTGCAGCAGGTTCCGCCACGGAATGTTCCGCCTGTCTGGATGTTTTGGTGGCAAAACGCTTGGCGCACATGGAACGAGTGGAGTCCGGGAAAAAGATGCTTTGTGATATTGCGGCTATGTTGGTCGGGTTGATCCAGTGGAATGCAACGCGTGTGCGGGAGGATTCGCTGCAATACGGCGAAAGGCGGGAGATTGAGTGA